ACCGATGCACCATAAGGATGGAAGAAGCGACGATCACCATTCGCACGAGATGCATAAACACTATCTACACGGGCGTCTGTTAAGTCGCCAACATAACGGCCACCAACGCGAAGAATTAAATCACCACCGGCTGCCGACATCCCTGTCGACCAATCGGTTCGTCCACTGGTTTTCACTATAGAACGGTTATCGGTATTGCCGTTACCATCCATGATATTCCACCAGCCGCTACCAGAATAAGCGCCACCTGGTGCGGGTCCATAGATTACCCAAAAACTACTGCCAGCAGCAAACTGAACGGAATCCGGAAAATCGGTGTCAACCCATACTAAATCGGGTACTGGGGGATCGATCCGGAACCACATACCGGGAACAGCTTGGTTCGGTCGATGGGCAGTGCCGATTAAAGTATCGGTGTAAACAAAAACCGAGCAAGGTGCTGTGGTATTCGTACCACCACCGGAACCAGCATTCAACATCGCCAAATAGGCAGATTTGAGCATAAACGAAGTTGCTACAGAAAAGCGGGTACCACTCCAATAATTAGCAGTTGTCGTCAAAAGCCCGGGCGAACCATTATCATAGTACACCGAGTCGGGTTGCGGAGAATCGGTTCCGACCGGCATTCTAAGATTGTTTCCATGCGCCGGGATCACGGCGGTTTCAGTCGAGGCAAATGCCACTACTGCCACCAGTAAAAGTCCCAGCCACCAAAAGCGAGTCATCATAACGTGATCCTTTCTCGTTGAATTCCTTTCAATCCTACTCGAGCGTGTTTCCTGTGGAATTCAGGTTGCGCGCACTACCCGGGGTTACCGGGGTGTTGTGGTAAAGATAGACAAATATAGGCGTAGCTTGCCCGAAACGCAATTCGAAGATCGATATTGCTTATAATGGTGAGAGTAGTTAAGTACGATAAAAGTTGCAAGCTCGAATGAGAGTAAGCACTGAATCGGGAACTAAACCGTCAATCGGTAATCCCATCTTTATCCGTTCCCGAATCATAGTCGATGAAATATTCAGTGGTTGTACCGGAAGAATTGATACATTCTCTTTTGTTAATATTGGATGATTGGGGCGTTCGAAGACGTGAAGTGTTGTTAGAGTAAGAATTTGCTCGGGATCTCGCCAAGTGGAAAATTGCTGATACGAATCAGAACCAAGGAGAAAATGAAATTCGTTCTCTGGAAATCGTAACTGCAATGATTTCAATGTATTGACTGTATAATGGGGACCAGATGTCTCGAGTTCAATGGTACATATTTTGAAGTTTGGATAACTCTGAAGTGCCGCTGCCAACATCTCCTGTCGAAACGTGGCGGGGGTGTGCACAGCGATGTTTTTGTGGGGAGGATTGCCAGTTATCAAGAACCAGACTTCTGCTAACGGAATGGTTTGTAAAGCGACCACTGCCGCTTGGAGATGGGCATTGTGAGGGGGATCAAAGGTTCCACCTAACAGTCCGACTCTCATTTTTTCTCTAATTCGCGGATCGCTTTACCGGCAGTAATAGCTGCTTCGGTGCCGGGAAATTTATTAAGACATTGTTTATAAGCAGCTTCGGCGGCAGCTTTTTCAGTAAGCTTCGCTAAAGCGTCCCCTTTTCCGACCAAAGCCCATGGTTCTGCTGTAGTGAGGTAATAGGTTTCGAGAATCCGATCGAAATAAATAATCGCTGAATCGTACTTGCGCATTTTCAAGTAAAGTTGCGCCGCATCAAGTTCTTTCAATGCGAGCTTCTCACGACAACGGTTGATGTGATCTTCACAGTCTTTTGCAAAGGTGCTGCTGGGATATTCTTCCAACATCTGTTGGAACTCTTCGAGGGCTTTGATTGTGTTGCTTTGTTCAAGTTGCCGTTTGGGGGAGAGTTCCCACCAACTA
This window of the bacterium genome carries:
- the nadD gene encoding nicotinate-nucleotide adenylyltransferase, which encodes MRVGLLGGTFDPPHNAHLQAAVVALQTIPLAEVWFLITGNPPHKNIAVHTPATFRQEMLAAALQSYPNFKICTIELETSGPHYTVNTLKSLQLRFPENEFHFLLGSDSYQQFSTWRDPEQILTLTTLHVFERPNHPILTKENVSILPVQPLNISSTMIRERIKMGLPIDGLVPDSVLTLIRACNFYRT
- the bamD gene encoding outer membrane protein assembly factor BamD; the encoded protein is MVWSTLSGNKSLLLLVALFVAIPLFVGCGGNKSLQIPSPEQRFQEIKKLFDRKKYDRVIEEVEVYLIAFSGTAKVDSAQLLLAEAHFKQGEFILAQSEYERLAEQFPASPLVEEARYKSAISWWELSPKRQLEQSNTIKALEEFQQMLEEYPSSTFAKDCEDHINRCREKLALKELDAAQLYLKMRKYDSAIIYFDRILETYYLTTAEPWALVGKGDALAKLTEKAAAEAAYKQCLNKFPGTEAAITAGKAIRELEKK